Within the Vibrio tasmaniensis genome, the region GTCAGTCGCGCGGTGCTCAATCAGAATATTGTGGCGTGTTCCCAACCTATTGTCTCAGCGCACAGTCATCAGGTAGAAAGTTATGAGTGCTTAGTTCGAATTGAAGAGGATGGTCAGTTGATTGCGCCGGGTAAGTTCTTGCCAATCATTGAAGGTACCCATCTTTATACACGTCTGAGTCGTCAGATGATAACGCGCACCTTTGACTTTATGAGTCAGCGAACCGATTCGTTCTCAATTAATTTAGCGCCACAAGGCTTCAGCAATGAGAAAACCATTCTTCACCTTGAACAAGCCATCAAAAAAATCAGCCACCCACAGCGTATTGGTTTAGAGGTGTTAGAAACCGAACAAATTCAGGATTACGGTCGCTTGATCGAGGTGTGTAATCACTTCCGAGATCTTGGTGTGAATATTATTGTCGATGACTTTGGGTCGGGCTACTCGAACATTGATGAGATATTGAAACTGGAACCACAAGTCATAAAGCTTGATGGCAGTTTAATTCGGAATATTGATAAAGATAAGAAACAGCGTAAGATCGCTCAGCAACTGGTGAGTTTGTGCCAGATACTGAACGCTAAAACAGTTGCGGAGTTCGTACATAATGAACAGGTGTGTCGAATCGCAGAGGATATGGGTGTCGATTACCTGCAAGGTTACTACTTTGGTCAGCCTCAACGCTTATTCTGATAGGGAGAGTAAAATCTCTTTTCAACGAACAGCCAGAGTGTGCGTTTCACGTGAAACACTAAATGGTTCAGTAGATTAAAGTACGATGTAAAAAGGGTGAGCTCATGGCTCACCCTTTTTGTTTTCAGTATTTGTCCCTTCCTGAAATGTGTCTATTGTCTTCCCGCGCTCTTGCTTGATCTATTTGAGAGCATGGCCACATTTGTCGGCGTGGAAAACTTTTAGATACTGTTGGTAGTAGTCATCAATGAGCTTGGCAGGTTCGCTTTCACCTAAAGATTTGAGCAATTCAATGCCCACTTCGCAAGTGCACAAATGGCCACTGTCTTGATTGCGGCGCAAGGTGTAAGAGGATTCGCTGGTGATGTCGAGGTGAACTTGTGGGACAGCTTGTAACCACGAGCTCTTGTTAAGCATCTTCTTCGCTTCTTGCCATGTGCCATCCAAGATAATGAATAGCGGTTTTCGACTCATGGGTTGGGTCATCACTGCTTGCTGACACTCAATACTCTTGTCACTTGGGAATAAAAGAAATGGTTGTCGTGTTTCATCTTCAAGCAGTGCCACTAGCTCTGCTTGTGGTGTTTTCCTTTGCCATACCAAGGACTGACACTGCTCAAGGGATTGCTGAAGCAACTTTCCGGTGTTGGTGTCTCGTGACAGCTCATTCTCATGAGTTAATAGTACAAGATCGGTTTGGCTTTCGACCGTCGGTATGAGATGACAAACGCACTGGTGAGTGAAGCCACAACCATGGCAAGCTTTTTGGTTACTCATGTTTACAGCTTCACTCCACTTTGTGCGGGTGAGATACCATCAGCAAACAAAACCACATCGCTGATATCAGCATCATTTGCAATTGGAGCAACACTTGGGTTTAGCGGGTAGCTGACACCAGAGTAGGACAATGTGTGTTTCGCAGGTGTTGCACCGCCGCCGCTGACATTGAAGATCAGATCCTGCCAGCCGTGGTTTTGCGATTTACCTAAGCGTATGTCGCCCTTAACCAGTGTCACTCGGCTATTGAAGCGCCAGTTATCTTGATGGTTTTCGAAAATTAGCAGGGTACAGCCACCAGAACCACACCAATCGAGCTGGGCGAACAGCTCTTCTTTGCCGTCGCCGTTGAGGTCGTAAGTTAACCAGCGGTATTTGGTGTCGTCAGGTGAGCTGTTGTTGATCTTAAAATACTCGCGGATCGCTTGGTCGACTTTTGGATCAAGTTGATCACTGGAGTTGACCTGCTTAGCGGTTAGATCAACGTTAGCGGGGGTGTTTGCTTGCGCTTGCGCACTCTTAGCTTCGAATAGCACCAGACCGCCATTGGCAATCGGATATACCACGTTGCCCACTTTCTCTTTCTCAGCGACGAGCTTTCCTTTATCGAGCGTGAAGATGCGCTCAGAGATCAAATACTGTTGCTGGTGGCGAGTCATAACCACTTGTACCTGATTTTGGTTCAGTTGCTGCCAGAAGCCCTGTTCAACAATAGAAGGGTCTCCATTGCTGTAAGAGTATGTCGTAATGGCGCTGTGGTCATCGTTGAGCTCAAGGTTGATAGAGAATCCAGTGTTCTGCGTTGAGATCGCGAAGTAGAGCCCACTCCAGTCCAGCGTTGAGTCTTGGTTAGAGACTGTCGCACAGCCATTATAGTTACTGTCATTGAGGTTAAGCTTGGCATGCCATCCATAGATAGAATCACTCATGCCGTCGCTACAACTCTCTTTGGTAAGGTTGAGTTTGCCTTGCGCTGCTTTACCTTCTAATTGGTAATCACGACTGCTTGGTGTGGTGCGGCTTGATTCAATATCGAGGTTCTGTGGCTGTTCGCCCATCTTGGTGTATTTCAGCTGATCTTTATCGAAGGTTGCTGACCAGAAGGGTTCATTACCGAATACTCGTGTTGAACGCAGTGGTTGGTCACAACGATTAGGGTTTTCTGCGGTTAGGATATTCACTTGATCAACCACGAAGCGTGCGGTGAAATCGGCATTGTATCCCGTTTGGCTCGGCACGGTGAGATGGCCGATAAGCTCGCCGTATAAGGCTTGATAAGGTCTAGTAGTCAGCCCTTGTGCTTCTAGCGCTAACTCTGGTGATAAATCTAACCAGTATTGTTGTTGGCTGCCGCAAGGCGTGAAAGTTCTACTTTCATGACCAACCACAACTTGACCACGCATGATGAAGGTTTGCGGTTGAATGCTCAGTGGTTCATCTAGGGTTGCTGGTGGTAATTCAGGTTGTTGTGGCGTATCTGGCGCCGATACACAGCCTTGTAAAGCGAATGCGACTAGCCATGTCATTGGGTTTTTCATTACCTTCATGTTATATCTTCCTCGGAGCAACCGTTAATTGGATTTATTATGGCATATTGGTTATTTAAAACAGAACCCGACACCTTCTCTATTCAGACTCTTAGAGTGCAAAAAACCTCTTGTTGGGAGGGTGTACGCAACTATCAGGCTCGAAACATGATGCGTGATGACGTCAAGCTTGGCGATCTGGTGATGATATACCATTCATCATGCAAAAAAGTTGGCGTAGCAGGGATCGCAAAGGTAACCAGAGAAGCCTACCCAGACCATTTTCAATTCGATCCCGAGAGTGATTACTACGATGCCAAGTCTTCACCCGATAATCCGCGCTGGATTATGGTGGATGTCGAGTTTGTGCGAGTGACTGAGCGCTTGATCCCTCTGGCGACGCTTAAAGTTATGCCTGAGCTCGCCGAAATGCCTCTGGTTAAACGAGGCAACCGCTTATCCATCATGCCTGTTACTGAACAGGAGTGGCAGGCGATCTTAGGAAAAGAAGTACTCGGCTCTCGTTAGCGTTAGAGGAAGCTTTTAGCGTAAGGTTCAAAAAAGGCAGCCACTGGCTGCCATTTTATTTATTTAGATCTCTTCGACGAGACAAGACAAGATTATAGCAGGTGCTTTTCTAGGTAGTGAGCAACGGCGTCGTCTGCGTTGCTGCCAATTACTTCATTGTGTGGCAAAGCTTTGAGGACTTTCTCATGCGATGTACCCATCACTAAGCCTTTTCCAGCCATTGAAAGGAGTTCGACATCGTTCATGCCATCACCAAAGGCAATACAGTTCTCAAGTTCTAGGTCTATAGATTGTGCAACGGCTTGTAGCGCATCACCCTTAGACACTTCAGCGGCCATCACTTCTAAACACCAAGGTGTTGAGAAGGCGATATTCAGTTTGTCACCAAACTGCTCGTTCAATTTATCTTCGAACGGAACAAGGTGTTCATGTTCTTGATTTGGGTGAGTACAGAAGATTTTAGCAATGCCTTCGGTCGGCGCATTGTCGACGTCATACAGTCGGTATGTAAAACCAGTTTGATCGTGGAAATTCTTCATGGTTTCGTCTTCACGGTTTAGCAACCATTCATCGTTCATGTAGATATGAATAAAGATCTCAGGGTCTTGTTTGAGAACATCAACTACGCTTTGTACAAGATCCACTGGCAGGTTTTTGGCATACATCTGGTTGTCGTCTTGATCATGCACACGCGCGCCGTTCGAGGTGATCATGTAAGCGGGGATGCCTGTCTGTTTACGAATGCCTGCAACATCAACATGGTGTCGGCCAGTAGCGAAGACAAAGGTATAACCTTGTCCATGTAACTTCGTGAGTGTCTGCTTAGTAAAGTCGCTGAGCTGATGGTTTGGCGCTAACAGCGTACCATCTAAATCGGAGGCAACAATTTTCACGGAATCTTTTAGTGCAGGAATAGTCATTTAACCCTCATTGCAAAATGCTTAACTAAAATCGACACTAGCCAACGCTAGCATTCTCTTTAACTACAATATCTTTACTTGGAAATTGTATGCCAAATTTGCGTAAGAAAAGAGGGCAAAGCTTGCTTACTTCTCTTCCTCTTTAGCACCTCAATTCTTAAAGGCTTGTCTTTTTAATCGTCCTCGTTAAGCAAAGAATTGATTGATAGCATCCAGTGTCTGATTGCGATATTTATCTTGCTCAAACAGCACCTCATGTCGAGAGCCCTCAATCACCTTAAACTGGCAATCAGAGTTGGTTTTTTTCAGCTTATTGATGAACTTCATTTGAGCATCGTTACTGACAATTTTTTCTTCCCCAGCTTGAATTAATAGCAGAGGGATCTTGATTTGACGAGTTTGTTGTATCGCCTGCTTGGCTGCCATTAACCCTTGCCATACCCAGCGAGTACTTGGTCCGCCAACCTGCAAAGAAGGGGAACCGTCATATAAGCAACGGAACCACTGATAACGCACCTTGCTGTGGCTTAGTAAGTTATTTTCGAAGGGCTTCGAGTAGTACGCCTGTTGCCCGGGTGCATAAGTCGGCTTGGCATAGAAAGCGGTGAGTGCTTGCCCAACAAGCATTGCGATAGGCTTGAAGTACCATTCAGTATTGATCCCAAACATCGGAGCGCACAGAGTGACTTTGTCAAACGGGTGGTTGGGATGAGTTTGCAAGTAGCGAGTGGCGATTGTACTGCCCATCGAATGTGCGAGCAGGTAGCGATTGGAATACTTGCTAAGATCAAAACTGGCAATAATGTCAGACATATCTGATACGTAATCATCAAACTCGTGAATGTGACCAATGTCAGAGTCTGTTACCATACGTTCCGACTGACCTTGACCTTGGTGGTCAAATGAATAAACGTCATAACCTTGCTGATAGAAATCATAAAAGAGCTCTTGGTATTTTAAGCAGCACTCGATGCGACCATTTGAAATAACAATAGCTTTGGTGTGTGTCGGAGAAGTTAAGCTACACCAGTACAATCTTTTTTTACCAGATGATGTAACATAACCATCCTTTCGTTGTTGCCAAAGGGTGGAGATCGGGTGTTTAATCGCTTGCTCGAACTCAGGTTCTTGCGTGTATGAAAACAGGGTGGGACTGTGGTTTTCCATGGGAAATTACCTGAACTGATGCATGTGAGAGCGTCATCGCTACTAATGTTGTTAGATTAAAGAACTAGTAAGGAAATGCAAATGGATACTCATGTTTGGCTTGCTTATGTCGTCACGGCGATTTTGTTTAGTTTGGCACCGGGCTCAGGTACCGTTAACTCAATCAGCAATGGGCTCAGCTATGGCACCAAGAAGTCACTTGCGTCGATCGTAGGCTTACAGCTCGGTCTTGCATTTCATATTATGCTGGTGGGAGCGGGTATTGGTGCACTAGTGGCAAAATCCGCCTTGGCATTTACCATCATCAAATGGGTGGGCGTGGTTTATCTTCTATGGTTAGGCATTCAAAAGTGGCGTGATAAGTCTAGCTTGGTGGCTTCAGAAGAAAAATCAACGCTATCGAGTGGCAAGCTGCTCAGAAATGCAGTGCTTATCAATTTGACTAACCCAAAATCTATCGTGTTCTTAGTTGCTCTGTTTCCGCAATTTATCGATCCGACACAACCGCAAGCACCGCAGTTGTTGGTGCTCGGAGTGACCACTGTATTTATTGATAGCGTGGTTATGTTGGGTTACACCTCATTAGCTTCACAAATGGGACGTTTTATTCGCTCAGATCGCATAATGGGTAAGATAAATAAAATATTTGGTGGTATGTTCATGGGCTGCGGCGCTTTGCTGGCTGCTGCCAAAGCTTAATGAAAGTAACAGAGTTATAGTTAAATTAATTAGAGTTATCAATAAATGACCGCTACGTACGTTGCTCGACAACCTATCTTAAACCGTAACAAGAACACGCTTGGTTATGAGCTGCTGTTTCGTGACGGTGATAGGAATGCCTACCCCGCGCATATTGAGTCTAACCGAGCAACGTATCGCCTGATCGTTGAAAACTTCTTGTCAGTTGGGCTTAACCCTTCGATCCCATCTTCACGCTGCTTTATTAATTTTCCGTATCAAAGCTTGATTCGTCGTCTTCCAATGAGCTTACCGAAAGATAAGGTCGTAGTTGAGATTCTTGAAACCTGCCAACCGACCGATGAGCTATTAGAGGTAATCAAAGAGCTTTATCAAGCAGGGTATATGATTGCCCTAGATGACTTTACTTCGACACCTGAGTGGGAACGTTTCCTTCAATATACGCATATTGTTAAGCTTGATATCATGCAGATGGGGTTGGATTCGGCGTGTGAGTTAGTCAAAAAGCACGAAGGGAAGAAGTATAGTTTTCTTGCTGAGCGGGTTGAAACGGAACAAGAGTTCCAACAAGCGAAAGAAGCAGGGTTTAAGTTTTTCCAAGGCTATTTCTTTAGTAAGCCCGAAATTATAAAGACTAAGTATATTAGCCCAGAGCAAGTGATAGCGATGGAGCTATTCCAAGAGGTCTGTAAGCCGGATGTCGACTTCCAACGTGTTGAAAGCATCGTCGCGAAAGATATTGCCTTATCCTATAAGCTTCTGCGCTTTGTGAACACTATGTCACCCCGCCTTGAGGTCACCATCTCTTCATTTCGTCAGGCCTTGGTTTATTTAGGGCAAGAGAAATTGAAAATGTTTGTCTCGCTAGCAGTAGCGTCTTATGTCTCTGATAAAAAGCCCAAAGAGCTGTATGGCCTGTCTTTGCAACGTGCGCAGTTTTGCCAACGGATGTCTCGTTACCAAGTATTTAAAGGGCATACTGAACAAGCCTTTATGATTGGTTTGTTCTCATTACTTGATGCGTTGCTCGATCTGTCGTTAGAGAACTTAATTGAACAATTACCGTTATGCGCAAGTATCAAGGTTGCTTTGCTTCGAAGAGAGGGGCCATACGGCACCCTACTGGCACTTGAAGAAAGTTTTGAACATGCAGATTGGCAACAAATTGATGAGCATTGCGCTGATCTAGGACTTAATGTCGAGCAAGTAAAAACAGAGCTTACCGAAGCGCGACGGTGGAGCCATATTGTTACCAACAAACTCTGATATTCTTCGTTAAACTTTTATGACAATGAAAACGCACGCCTTGACGTGCGTTTTTTTACAACTAATATATATGCATATCCATATATGAGTATGTAGTTATGCTTCCTCACCAATTTTTTAAATTACTGTCTGATGAAACGCGAGTGCGTTGCTTAATGTTGATTGTGCGCCAAGAGTGCCTATCTGTTGGTGAGTTGACTCAGGCATTACAAGAAAGTCAGCCAAAGATTTCCCGTCATCTTGCGCAGTTGCGTTCAAACGGAATTTTAACTGACGTTCGCCAAGGGCAGTGGGTGTTCTACCGTCTGTCACAAGATTTACCGGGTTGGATGCTAAAGTTAATTGATGACCTTATCGCATCGAACTGTTTGAAAACTGAATACCAACAGGATATTGAGCGCCTAGAAGCCATGACTTCACGCCCTCAATGTTGCGTTTAAATACATTTAAATTTATTGCCAAAATCGTTGAGATTGCAGTTAGGCATAGACAACAACGCTGCGGCTTCAGATATGAAGGCAATTAACTGAGAGAAAAGAGTATGACAGTCAAAGTAGGTATTAATGGTTTTGGCCGTATCGGCCGTCTAGCACTTCGCGCAGCATTCGATTGGGCTGAGCTAGAGTTTGTTCAAATTAACGATGTAGCAGGCGATACAGCAACACTGGCGCACCTTCTTGAGTTCGATTCGGTTCAAGGTCGCTGGAACCACGAAGTCACGGTTGAAGGCGATGAGATGATCATCAATGGTCAACGCATTAGAACTACGCAAGAGCGCGATATTGATGCTGTTGATTGGTCTGGTTGCGATGTTGTTCTTGAAGCGACCGGTGTTCACCGTAAAACCTCTTTCCTTAATAAATACCTAGAGCAAGGCGTGAAGCGTGTTGTGGTATCGGCACCAGTAAAAGAAGAAGGCATTGCAAACATCGTAGTTGGTGTGAATGACGCTATCTTCGATCCAGCAGTACATAAAATCGTAACCGCAGCATCTTGTACAACTAACTGTCTCGCGCCAGTGGTTAAAGTGATTAACGAGAAGTTGGGTATCGAAAACGCAGCCTTTACCACTATTCACGATCTCACCAATACGCAAACTATTCTTGATGCGCCCCATAAAGACTTACGCCGTGCACGAGCATGTGGCATGAGCCTTATCCCGACAACAACGGGCAGTGCAAAAGCGATTGTTGAGATTTTCCCGGAGCTTGAAAATCGTATTAATGGCCATGCGGTTCGTGTACCACTAGCGAACGCTTCTCTGACCGACATCATCTTCGAAGTGAAGCAAGACACCACAGCTGAAGAAGTCAACGCGATGCTGAAAGAAGCGTCTGAGAATGAATTGAAAGGCATTCTTGGCTTTGAAGAGCGTCCCCTGGTTTCTATCGATTACAAAGGCGATCAACGCTCAACGATCGTAGATGCGCTATCAACCATGCTAGTCGGTAAGCGCATGGTTAAGATCTACGCTTGGTACGACAACGAGATGGGCTACGCAACACGTACTGCTGAGTTAGTTCGCACCGTTGGTCTGGCTTAATTTACAAGATTTTTAAGAGATAGATGATGACAAACTCTCAAGTACACCCAACATGGCAACTAGATCTAGAAACTGGTGCGTTAGTGCTTACTCCGTGCCCAGGCACTAAAGGCGCTGATCTCGATGCATCGTTAACGCAACTGAAAGCACAAGGCGTTGAAGCTATCGTGACAGCACTTGATGACCATGAGCTTGCAAGCAAAGACGTTGCGGCACTTGGTGAGAAGACACGTGCGCTAGGCATGCAGTGGTTCCAAATCGAAATCGAAGACGATTGTGCACCGGGTACCGATTTTGCTGCGAAATGGCAAGCGGTGAGCCCTGTGCTACACCAAATTGTGGATAACGGCGGTAAGGTAGCGATGCATTGCATGGGCGGTTCTGGCCGCACTGGTTTACTGGCTGCACACCTGTTGTTAGAGAAGAGCTGGGACATGAACAAGATTGTTCAAGAGGTGCAGGCACTGCGTCCGGGCGCATTTACTAAGCCCATTCAGGTTGAATACATTAATGGCGTAGCGAACAGCTAATAAACCATTGTTGTTATACAAGGGGCTTTTGGTATCTGGAGTGTTGAACTTATCATGATCCAAAAGCTCTTTTTGTTTAGATTGCAGAGATAGCGTTATGTTTTCAAATCTAAGTAAGAGCGTTCGCCAATACATGTTGGTGACCTTTAACTACTGGAACTTCACCATTACTGATGGTGCACTTCGTATGCTGGTGGTCTTGTATTTCTATGACCTTGGCTACAGCTCGTTAGAGATCGCCTCACTGTTCCTTTTCTATGAATTCTTTGGTGTGGTAACTAACCTAATTGGCGGCTGGTTAGGGGCACGTCTTGGCCTCAATAAAACCATGAATATTGGGCTCGGGATGCAAGTCGTCGCCTTGGGTATGCTCGCGGTGCCAACCGAAATGTTGACTATCCCTTGGGTTATGGCGGCGCAGGCTTTGTCTGGTATTGCTAAAGACCTCAATAAGATGAGTGCTAAGAGCTCAATCAAAACCTTAGTCCCTGATGAACAACAAGGTGCGCTTTATAAGTGGATTGCGATTCTGACTGGATCTAAGAATGCACTCAAAGGTGCAGGGTTCTTTATTGGAGGTTTACTGCTTTCGACGATTGGCTTCCAATACGCAGTGCTAGCAATGGCTGCTGTGCTGACATTAGTTTTCATAGGTAGCTTGGTGAGCTTAGAAGCAGACATGGGTAAAGCGAAAACCAAACCCAAATTCAAACAGATCTTCTCTAAGTCTGAATCCATCAACATCCTATCGGCGGCGCGTATGTTCCTATTTGGTGCTCGTGACGTGTGGTTTGTGATTGCTCTACCGATTTATCTGGGCAGCGTGTTTGGTTGGGACCACTCATGGGTCGGTGGCTTCTTGGCGGCCTGGACTATTGCTTACGGTTTTGTACAGGGCATCGCACCTAAGATTACCGGTAAAGCGCAAGGCAAGGTGCCAGATGGACATGCAGCGCTATTGTGGGCGGGTGCATTGGCTATCGTGACTGCCGGTATTGCCTATGCGGTGCAAATTGGCTGGCAACCAGAGCTAGTTATCATCGGTGGATTGATGGTATTTGGTGCCATCTTTGCGGTGAACTCATCACTTCACTCATACCTGATTGTGAGTTATGCGAAAGGCGATGGGGTTTCTCTTGATGTCGGTTTCTACTACATGGCAAACGCGATGGGTCGATTGATTGGCACGATATTGTCGGGCTTGGTATTCCAAATGGCCGGTTTGTCTGCGTGTCTGTGGGTATCCTTCGTATTCTTAGCGATAACAACGGTGATCTCTCTGCGTTTACCTAAAGTGCCGCAAATCTCAGCGGCATAAGCTTCAGCCGCATGAGCCTCATTTGTAAGAGTGAAAGTCGCATAAGCTTAAGTCGGATAACTTAGAGTCGAATAAGTTAAATTCGCGATAAGTATCTTCTTTAACACTTAGCTGACTTGGTATTTATTCCGGTCAGCTTTTTTATTGCTATAGTAGAATGATTGAATATTAATCAGGCATTTACATGAAGCAGCGAATTTTCTTTTTTGATTTAGCACGATGTGTCGCGGCCATAGCTGTTATCGCGATTCATGTTTTGGCGCCTTATCGTAATGAATTAAGCTCCATTCCTTTCGGTGAGTGGCTGACTGCCATTACGGTGAATGGTTTCAGTCGCTGGGCAGTGCCTGTGTTCATCTTGATTTCTGGTGCATTGATGCTGAGTGATCAGCGCCCGTTTGACGCTAAATACTACCTCAAGCGCCGTCTGGGTAAGGTACTGATCCCATTCATTGTTTGGTCGCTTTTCTATACCTACCTATCAGGTTGGTCGCTAATGGGTTTTGATGCGGACGTCAGTTGGGAGGTTTTGCTCAATAGTTATCATCACTACACGTACTATCACCTTGGTTTCTTCTATTACTTCATCCC harbors:
- a CDS encoding Cof-type HAD-IIB family hydrolase, with the translated sequence MTIPALKDSVKIVASDLDGTLLAPNHQLSDFTKQTLTKLHGQGYTFVFATGRHHVDVAGIRKQTGIPAYMITSNGARVHDQDDNQMYAKNLPVDLVQSVVDVLKQDPEIFIHIYMNDEWLLNREDETMKNFHDQTGFTYRLYDVDNAPTEGIAKIFCTHPNQEHEHLVPFEDKLNEQFGDKLNIAFSTPWCLEVMAAEVSKGDALQAVAQSIDLELENCIAFGDGMNDVELLSMAGKGLVMGTSHEKVLKALPHNEVIGSNADDAVAHYLEKHLL
- the arsJ gene encoding organoarsenical effux MFS transporter ArsJ, which translates into the protein MFSNLSKSVRQYMLVTFNYWNFTITDGALRMLVVLYFYDLGYSSLEIASLFLFYEFFGVVTNLIGGWLGARLGLNKTMNIGLGMQVVALGMLAVPTEMLTIPWVMAAQALSGIAKDLNKMSAKSSIKTLVPDEQQGALYKWIAILTGSKNALKGAGFFIGGLLLSTIGFQYAVLAMAAVLTLVFIGSLVSLEADMGKAKTKPKFKQIFSKSESINILSAARMFLFGARDVWFVIALPIYLGSVFGWDHSWVGGFLAAWTIAYGFVQGIAPKITGKAQGKVPDGHAALLWAGALAIVTAGIAYAVQIGWQPELVIIGGLMVFGAIFAVNSSLHSYLIVSYAKGDGVSLDVGFYYMANAMGRLIGTILSGLVFQMAGLSACLWVSFVFLAITTVISLRLPKVPQISAA
- a CDS encoding cyclin-dependent kinase inhibitor 3 family protein, producing MMTNSQVHPTWQLDLETGALVLTPCPGTKGADLDASLTQLKAQGVEAIVTALDDHELASKDVAALGEKTRALGMQWFQIEIEDDCAPGTDFAAKWQAVSPVLHQIVDNGGKVAMHCMGGSGRTGLLAAHLLLEKSWDMNKIVQEVQALRPGAFTKPIQVEYINGVANS
- a CDS encoding EAL and HDOD domain-containing protein; translated protein: MTATYVARQPILNRNKNTLGYELLFRDGDRNAYPAHIESNRATYRLIVENFLSVGLNPSIPSSRCFINFPYQSLIRRLPMSLPKDKVVVEILETCQPTDELLEVIKELYQAGYMIALDDFTSTPEWERFLQYTHIVKLDIMQMGLDSACELVKKHEGKKYSFLAERVETEQEFQQAKEAGFKFFQGYFFSKPEIIKTKYISPEQVIAMELFQEVCKPDVDFQRVESIVAKDIALSYKLLRFVNTMSPRLEVTISSFRQALVYLGQEKLKMFVSLAVASYVSDKKPKELYGLSLQRAQFCQRMSRYQVFKGHTEQAFMIGLFSLLDALLDLSLENLIEQLPLCASIKVALLRREGPYGTLLALEESFEHADWQQIDEHCADLGLNVEQVKTELTEARRWSHIVTNKL
- a CDS encoding EVE domain-containing protein, with the protein product MAYWLFKTEPDTFSIQTLRVQKTSCWEGVRNYQARNMMRDDVKLGDLVMIYHSSCKKVGVAGIAKVTREAYPDHFQFDPESDYYDAKSSPDNPRWIMVDVEFVRVTERLIPLATLKVMPELAEMPLVKRGNRLSIMPVTEQEWQAILGKEVLGSR
- a CDS encoding ArsJ-associated glyceraldehyde-3-phosphate dehydrogenase; translation: MTVKVGINGFGRIGRLALRAAFDWAELEFVQINDVAGDTATLAHLLEFDSVQGRWNHEVTVEGDEMIINGQRIRTTQERDIDAVDWSGCDVVLEATGVHRKTSFLNKYLEQGVKRVVVSAPVKEEGIANIVVGVNDAIFDPAVHKIVTAASCTTNCLAPVVKVINEKLGIENAAFTTIHDLTNTQTILDAPHKDLRRARACGMSLIPTTTGSAKAIVEIFPELENRINGHAVRVPLANASLTDIIFEVKQDTTAEEVNAMLKEASENELKGILGFEERPLVSIDYKGDQRSTIVDALSTMLVGKRMVKIYAWYDNEMGYATRTAELVRTVGLA
- a CDS encoding tRNA-uridine aminocarboxypropyltransferase: MSNQKACHGCGFTHQCVCHLIPTVESQTDLVLLTHENELSRDTNTGKLLQQSLEQCQSLVWQRKTPQAELVALLEDETRQPFLLFPSDKSIECQQAVMTQPMSRKPLFIILDGTWQEAKKMLNKSSWLQAVPQVHLDITSESSYTLRRNQDSGHLCTCEVGIELLKSLGESEPAKLIDDYYQQYLKVFHADKCGHALK
- a CDS encoding alpha/beta fold hydrolase, which codes for MENHSPTLFSYTQEPEFEQAIKHPISTLWQQRKDGYVTSSGKKRLYWCSLTSPTHTKAIVISNGRIECCLKYQELFYDFYQQGYDVYSFDHQGQGQSERMVTDSDIGHIHEFDDYVSDMSDIIASFDLSKYSNRYLLAHSMGSTIATRYLQTHPNHPFDKVTLCAPMFGINTEWYFKPIAMLVGQALTAFYAKPTYAPGQQAYYSKPFENNLLSHSKVRYQWFRCLYDGSPSLQVGGPSTRWVWQGLMAAKQAIQQTRQIKIPLLLIQAGEEKIVSNDAQMKFINKLKKTNSDCQFKVIEGSRHEVLFEQDKYRNQTLDAINQFFA
- a CDS encoding COG3650 family protein translates to MKVMKNPMTWLVAFALQGCVSAPDTPQQPELPPATLDEPLSIQPQTFIMRGQVVVGHESRTFTPCGSQQQYWLDLSPELALEAQGLTTRPYQALYGELIGHLTVPSQTGYNADFTARFVVDQVNILTAENPNRCDQPLRSTRVFGNEPFWSATFDKDQLKYTKMGEQPQNLDIESSRTTPSSRDYQLEGKAAQGKLNLTKESCSDGMSDSIYGWHAKLNLNDSNYNGCATVSNQDSTLDWSGLYFAISTQNTGFSINLELNDDHSAITTYSYSNGDPSIVEQGFWQQLNQNQVQVVMTRHQQQYLISERIFTLDKGKLVAEKEKVGNVVYPIANGGLVLFEAKSAQAQANTPANVDLTAKQVNSSDQLDPKVDQAIREYFKINNSSPDDTKYRWLTYDLNGDGKEELFAQLDWCGSGGCTLLIFENHQDNWRFNSRVTLVKGDIRLGKSQNHGWQDLIFNVSGGGATPAKHTLSYSGVSYPLNPSVAPIANDADISDVVLFADGISPAQSGVKL
- a CDS encoding metalloregulator ArsR/SmtB family transcription factor; translated protein: MLPHQFFKLLSDETRVRCLMLIVRQECLSVGELTQALQESQPKISRHLAQLRSNGILTDVRQGQWVFYRLSQDLPGWMLKLIDDLIASNCLKTEYQQDIERLEAMTSRPQCCV
- the rhtB gene encoding homoserine/homoserine lactone efflux protein; translation: MDTHVWLAYVVTAILFSLAPGSGTVNSISNGLSYGTKKSLASIVGLQLGLAFHIMLVGAGIGALVAKSALAFTIIKWVGVVYLLWLGIQKWRDKSSLVASEEKSTLSSGKLLRNAVLINLTNPKSIVFLVALFPQFIDPTQPQAPQLLVLGVTTVFIDSVVMLGYTSLASQMGRFIRSDRIMGKINKIFGGMFMGCGALLAAAKA